The proteins below are encoded in one region of Helicoverpa armigera isolate CAAS_96S chromosome 11, ASM3070526v1, whole genome shotgun sequence:
- the LOC135117584 gene encoding putative nuclease HARBI1, with protein sequence MAGRFFFAWRMFAAAKARDERNKSARIGARARASFNPLVHLTETQFRRRYRLPKNIFKLLCSELKQSTNLRSTQRVSLEHKVLTALFFYASGSYQRPVGVAKHVSQKMCSVYIEEVTEALNHRNILMKYIRFPSTPGARQELSQRFYRNYGFPGVVGCIDGSHFKIVVPKKSEEHWYYSRKHYHSLNVQMVCDDQYRILNVNSKFGGANHDSFIWENSDLNAYIQSLHRNGEMVWLLGDSGYPQRPWLMTPIANAAPDTPEANYNEKHMRARVVIENTFSRLKNRWRCLHKDRVLHYKPLKCSRIILACSVLHNIMIDFGVEDREEDILGLELPGTSGGESSQNNYIEREATTDLIRGRILRNQIIRRLQ encoded by the exons atgGCAGGACGCTTTTTCTTCGCCTGGAGGATGTTTGCGGCCGCAAAGGCCCGCGATGAACGCAACAAAAGCGCCAGAATTGGGGCAAGGGCTCGCGCGTCTTTTAATCCTTTAGTCCACCTCACGGAGACGCAATTTAGGCGCAGATACAGAttgcccaaaaatatttttaaattgttgtgtAGTGAGCTAAAACAAAGCACAAACCTAAGATCCACTCAACGTGTTTCCTTGGAACATAAG GTGCTCACCGCTTTATTCTTTTATGCCTCGGGTTCTTATCAAAGGCCAGTTGGAGTAGCAAAACATGTGTCACAAAAAATGTGCAGTGTGTACATAGAAGAAGTAACCGAGGCTCTGAATCATCGCAATATATTAATGAAGTATATAAGATTCCCTAGCACTCCAGGTGCTAGACAAGAACTTAGTCAacg TTTTTACAGAAACTATGGATTCCCTGGAGTGGTTGGGTGTATTGATGGGAGCCATTTTAAAATAGTGGTACCAAAAAAAAGTGAAGAACATTGGTATTATAGTCGCAAACACTACCATTCCCTCAATGtacaaatg GTTTGTGATGATCAATatagaattttaaatgttaattctAAGTTTGGTGGTGCAAATCATGATTCTTTTATATGGGAAAATAGTGATTTGAATGCATATATTCAGTCTTTGCACAGAAATGGAGAAATGGTCTGGCTTTTAG GAGACTCTGGTTACCCCCAACGCCCATGGCTAATGACGCCGATTGCTAATGCTGCTCCTGATACTCCAGAAGccaattataatgaaaaacatATGAGAGCTAGAGTAGTCATTGAAAATACGTTCTCAAGGCTTAAGAATCGATGGCGTTGTCTTCACAAAGATAGAGTACTACATTATAAGCCACTGAAATGCTCTCGCATTATTCTGGCATGCTCAGTGCTGCATAATATAATGATTGATTTTGGAGTAGAAGACAGAGAGGAAGACATTCTGG gTCTGGAATTACCAGGGACAAGTGGTGGTGAATCTAGTCAAAACAACTATATAGAAAGAGAGGCCACGACGGATTTAATTAGAGGTCGAATACTAAGAAACCAAATAATAAGAAGATTGCAAtag